In Rhinoraja longicauda isolate Sanriku21f chromosome 6, sRhiLon1.1, whole genome shotgun sequence, the following proteins share a genomic window:
- the npb gene encoding LOW QUALITY PROTEIN: neuropeptide B (The sequence of the model RefSeq protein was modified relative to this genomic sequence to represent the inferred CDS: deleted 1 base in 1 codon) has protein sequence MVWRSLRLAAVCALLAAVVPAPGHAWYKQAAGPSYYSVGRASGLLSGIRRSPYTRRSEPGDPAHNSVEPQPQPPATGTIFIKNMAVCVKDILPSLQTCELVLKDLNTFQCKADVFLSLDSQGCGNV, from the exons ATGGTGTGGCGGTCGCTCAGGCTGGCTGCTGTGTGTGCGTTGTTGGCGGCTGTGGTGCCGGCCCCGGGCCACGCGTGGTACAAGCAGGCGGCGGGACCCAGCTACTACTCGGTGGGCAGAGCCTCGGGGCTGCTGTCTGGGATCCGCCGCTCCCCCTACACCCGCCGCTCGGAGCCCGGGGACCCGGCTCACAACAGCGTggagccccaaccccaacccccggcAACGGGCACCATCTTCATCAAAAACATG GCCGTCTGTGTGAAGGACATCTTGCCCAGTTTGCAGACGTGCGAGTTGGTG CTGAAGGACCTCAACACCTTTCAGTGCAAGGCCGACGTCTTCCTCTCTCTGGACAGTCAGGGCTGTGGCAATGTCTGA
- the sgsh gene encoding LOW QUALITY PROTEIN: N-sulfoglucosamine sulfohydrolase (The sequence of the model RefSeq protein was modified relative to this genomic sequence to represent the inferred CDS: deleted 4 bases in 3 codons): MAASPGVRGAFSPPLCLCLPLCLSLSLLLGGSGSGALHNNRNVLLIIADDAGFESAVYNNTAVPTPSLGGAGPAGLVFTHAFTSVSSCSPSRASLLTGLPQHQNGMYGLHQGVHHFNSFERVRSLPMLLQQAGIHTGIIGKKHVGPEGVYPFDYAETEENNSILQVGRNISHIRHLVHTFFTGTADRPFLLYVAFHDPHRCGHSHPQYGPFCEKFGNGEPGMGRIPDWKPRHYRPEQVMVPPFMPDTPASRSDLAAQYTTISRLDQGIGLVLKELAEAGHANANDTLVIYSSDNGIPFPNGRTNLYRPGLAEPMVIHSPIHPQRWGQVSNAFVSLLDITPTILDWFGVQYPSYSIFGKGRLVHLTGRSLLPVLESEQPWQTVFASQSHHEVTMYYPMRALQHLQFRLIHNLHFKMPFPIDQDLYVSPTFQDLLNRTLGGRPTHWDRTLGQYYYRQRWELFDTRADPGETRNLAADPRYGPLLEEMQGRLRKWQWLTHDPWVCAPDGVLEDQGAYKLQPQCLPLHNQL; this comes from the exons ATGGCAGCATCGCCCGGGGTCAGAGgcgccttctctccccccctctgtctctgtctccccctgtgtctctctctctctctgctcctggGCGGCAGTGGGTCGGGGGCTCTGCACAACAACAGGAATGTGCTTCTGATCATCG CGGATGACGCGGGCTTTGAGAGCGCGGTGTACAACAACACGGCTGTGCCCACGCCCAGCCTGGGGGGCGCTGGC CCCGCGGGCCTGGTCTTCACCCACGCCTTCACCTCCGTCAGCAGCTGCTCGCCCAGCCGGGCATCCCTGCTCACCGGCCTGCCCCAG CATCAGAACGGCATGTACGGTCTGCACCAGGGTGTTCACCACTTCAACTCTTTCGAGAGAGTCCGCAGCCTGCCCATGCTGCTCCAGCAGGCCGGCATCCACAC GGGAATCATTGGCAAGAAGCACGTGGGCCCAGAGGGCGTTTACCCCTTTGACTACGCGGAGACCGAGGAGAACAACTCCATCCTACAGGTGGGCCGCAACATCAGCCACATCCGCCATCTTGTCCACACCTTCTTCACTGGGACCGCAGACAG GCCCTTCCTCCTGTACGTGGCGTTCCATGACCCTCACCGCTGCGGTCACTCCCACCCCCAGTAC GGCCCCTTCTGTGAGAAGTTCGGCAACGGCGAGCCGGGGATGGGCCGGATCCCGGACTGGAAACCGCGGCACTACCGGCCCGAGCAGGTCATG gtACCCCCCTTCATGCCGGACACCCCCGCATCTCGCTCCGACCTGGCTGCCCAGTACACCACCATCAGCCGACTAGACCAAG GGATCGGCCTGGTGCTGAAGGAGCTGGCGGAGGCCGGTCACGCCAACGCCAACGACACGCTGGTGATCTACAGCTCGGACAACGGCATCCCCTTCCCCAACGGC CGTACCAACCTGTACCGGCCGGGACTGGCCGAACCCATGGTGATCCACTCACCCATCCACCCGCAACGCTGGGGACAGGTCAGCAACGCCTTCGTCAGCCTGCTCG ATATCACCCCGACCATCCTGGACTGGTTTGGCGTGCAGTACCCCAGCTACAGTATCTTTGGGAAGGGGAGGCTGGTGCACCTGACCGGGAGGTCGCTGCTGCCGGTGCTGGAGTCGGAGCAGCCATGGCAGACGGTCTTTGCCAGCCAGAGCCACCATGAGGTCACCATGTACTACCCCATGAGGGccctgcagcacctgcagttccgccTGATCCACAACCTCCACTTCAAGATGCCTTTCCCCATCGACCAGGACCTGTACGTCTCGCCCACCTTCCAGGACCTGCTGAACCGCACGCTGGGCGGCCGGCCCACCCACTGGGACCGGACCCTGGGCCAGTACTACTACCGGCAGCGCTGGGAGCTCTTCGACACCCGGGCCGACCCGGGCGAGACCCGCAACCTGGCCGCGGACCCCCGTTACGGGCCCCTGCTGGAGGAGATGCAGGGGCGGCTGAGGAAGTGGCAGTGGCTGACGCACGACCCCTGGGTCTGTGCTCCCGACGGTGTGCTGGAAGACCAGGGTGCCTACAAGCTGCAGCCTCAGTGCCTGCCGCTGCACAACCAGCTGTAA